CGGCATTTTCCCCAAACTATCCTTCCTATGGACCGACATGAACAATTTTTCCTTATCTGATGACTATATGAGAATGTACCTCTGTGTCATAGATGGACTGATGGTTGTATAATACTTACATTACGGATAATGCATGGAACATAGGGGGACCAAGGGTTGGCACAAGCAGACATCGACTTTCAAAAAGACCTTTTTGAAGCCGCAAACCGTATGCGGGGCAGTGTAGCACCCGCTAACTACAAGCACATCGTCTTACCGCTCATCTTCCTGCGCTATCTATCGTTGAAGTATGACAAGCGTCGGGCTCAACTGGAGCAAATGTTGGATGACCCGGAGAGTGAACTGTATTCGGACGATCCCGAGTTCCGTGAGGAGATCCTCTCTGATCCCCACGAATACCGTTCAGAACACGTGTACGTGGTGCCGGAAGAGGCGCATTGGTCGTACATTGTAAACAACGCGAAACAGCCGAACATCAAAGAGATCCTGGATAATGCCATGCTTCTAATCGAGAAGGAGAACCCGGACCTCGAAGGTGTTATGCCCCGAATCTACCAATCGAGCAACCTGCCTGCCGAGAACCTCGGGGAACTCATCCGGATTTTCTCCCGTGATGCATTCAGTGCCCAGAACAGCGACAGTGTAGACATTTTGGGAAGAGTGTACGAGTACTTCATTGGCAACTTCGCGAGTTCGGAAGGGAACCGGGCCGGGGAATTCTTCACTCCGTCCAGCATTGTCAAACTCCTCGTTGCGATGCTTGATCCCAAACAGGGAACAGTATTCGATCCTGCCTGCGGGACCGGAGGTATGTTCATTCAGTCAGAGCAGTACACAAAACAGAAACATGCCCTGTCGTTTTACGGGCAAGAGAACATCGAGACGACACTTCGCCTCGGTAAAATGAACGTCTTACTGCACGGGATTAACGCGGACATTCGATTAGGGGATTCGCTGCTTAACGACCAGTTCGAAGGGCAGCAGTTTGACTACGTGATCGCGAACCCGCCGTTCAACATGAAACTGTGGGGAGCAGACAAGATTCAGCATAACGACCCGCGTCTCATTGGTCCCGTTACGGACAGCAACGCGAATTATGCCTGGATCCAGCACTTCCTCTACCATGTGAAGGACGGCGGGACGGCTGGGTTTGTGATGGCAAACGGAGCCATGACGACGAACACGACCGGGGAGAAGGAAGTCCGGCAACGACTAATTGAAGATGGTTATGTGGACTGCATCGTGCAGATGCCGGAGAAATTATTCTTCACAACGGGCATCCCGTGCGCGTTATTTTTCCTCAGCAAGAATCGGGATGGGCAGAAGGGGTTCCGGGCTCGGAAAAACGAGATTCTCTTCATCGACGCGAGGCAAAGGGGTACGATGGTCAGCCGAAGACAGAAGGCGCTTGACCAGGAAGAGATTGACGAGATTGCAGGCATCTATCATGCGTACCGGACGAACGGCGGTGCTTATCAGGATGTCCCGGGGCTTTGCAAAGTAGCCACGTTGGACGATGTTCGGGCGAACGATTACAAGTTGACTCCGGGGATATATGTCGGGACTGGCGTTGGGGAAGAAGACGACGTGCCCTTTGAAGAGAAGATGGCTGAGTTGACGACACGTCTATATGAACAGTTTCAGGAGTCGATTAGGTTACAAAGTGAAATTCTAGAGCACCTCCAGAATGTAAATATGGAGGTATCTGAAACGTGAAATGGCCGACCACGAGATTGGGAGACGTATGCAATGTTATTCCCGGGTTTGCTTTTAAAAGCGCGGATTTCTCAAGTGTCGGAATTCCCGTGGTCAAAATCAAGAACATTACTGGGGACTTAACAGTTAACCTCCAGGACGTTGATTACTTGCCGGAAAAACTAATGTCCTCGCGGTTAAATCGTTACGTGTTGCGTAATGGAGACGTCCTTGTTGCGATGACAGGCGCTACCGCAGGAAAAATCGGTAAGGTTAGGGCCGAATGCCCACTACTACTGAACCAACGGGTAGCAAAAATTGAGGCGGTCAGAGCAGAATCTGGTTTTATCTGGGCTGTGTTGAGTAGCCGTGAATACCAAGAAAAGATGTATAACCTAGCATATGGGTCGGCACAGCCCAACATGAGTGGTCGACAAATTGAAGACATGGAGATACCCCTTCCATCGCTGGTGGTTCAGCGCTGCATATCCGATATTATTTGTTCTCTTGACGACAAAATCGAACTGAACCGTCGCATGAATGAAACGCTTGAACAAATGGCGATGGCGCTTTACAAACACTGGTTTGTAGATTTCGGCCCCTTCCAGGATGGGGAGTTTGTCGAGTCAGAATTGGGATTGATTCCGAAGGGGTGGGAAGTGTCCACTGTTGGGCGAGTTTCAGAGAACTTTGATTCTCGTCGTGTACCCATGTCTTCCAGAGAGAGGGCCAAGCGCCACGGCGAGTTTCCCTATTACGGTGCCGCAGACGTAGTTGATTACGTAGATGACTATCTATTTGACGGAGTTTACCTATTAGTTGGTGAAGATGGTTCCGTGACGAAACCAAACGGAAAACCTTACCTTCAATACGTAGAGGGCAAGATTTGGGTTAATAATCATGCACACGTATTGCAAGGTAGGGGGCTCGTTAGTACTGAGTGGCTCAGGGTCTACTTCGAGACGTTGGACATCAGTCGGTATGTCACAGGTGCCGTCCAACCGAAGTTAACGAAGGGAAATCTTAACTCATTGAAATTCTTGCTCCCAACGGAGGACCATGGGTTGGCATTCAAAGAAAGTATAGCGCCACTGTTCGATTTGGTTCGTTCAAACGTAAGGGAAAACGCGCTTCTCATTCAAACGCGAGATTACCTCCTGCCTCGTCTTCTTTCCGGAGAGATTGACTTACCTGAGGCCGAGGAAAAAGTAAAAGAGGTGATGTAAAGTGCCAGGGGGAAAGTTGTACGAGTCGGATTTCGAGGAAACAACAATAGAGCGACTTCAGAAGCAGGGATACCAGTACATCCCGGCAAGTCAACTGCAAATTAGGACCGATCTGTCCCAGGTTGTTCTTTGGGATCGACTGGAGATGTTTCTTCGGCATCGTTACCCCCAACTCCCGACCAATGCAATTCAAGCCCTGACTAACCTCTTCACTGACCCTCAGGGGACCACCTGGCAACTCCGGAATCAGCGCTTTCACGAGATGATGGTCAAAGGTGTCGATTTCGGCTACGAGGTGGGCGGCGAGACAAAGTACATCCATGCGTATCCGATTGACTGGGACAACGTAGATTCCAATGACTTTGTTGTCGTGAACCAACTCGACATCGTCGGGAAGATGGCCCGCCGACCTGACATCCTCATCTACATCAACGGGCTGCCATTGGTCGTCTTCGAGTTGAAAAGCCCGTTCAAGGAAAACGCCACCGTCGAGGATGCGTACACCCAGATCACGAACTATACCTACGACATCACTCAACTGTTCAATTACAACACGTTTGCCGTGATCGCGGATGGGGCTCAAACATTGCATGGCATGCCGGGAGCCCCGATAGATTATTTCACGGCGTGGAAATCCATCGACGGCCGGACGGTGGACAACAACATCGCGAACTCGATGCGGACTCTGGTTGAGGGACTATTCCCGAAGGAACGGCTTCTTGAGTACATCCGGGACTTCATCGTTTTCATGGACGATGGCAAACAAACCATCAAGATTGGCGCCAAGTACCACCAGTACTTCGGTGTCCTATTTGCAGTTGAACAGGCAATTCGTGCCACGAGACCGGAAGGGGACCGGCGAATCGGGGTCATTTGGCACACACAGGGGTCAGGCAAGTCCATTTCCATGCTGTTTTTCTCGGCCATTCTGAGCCGACATCCTGACCTCAACAATCCAACGATTGTGGTCCAGGTTGACCGGAATGACCTGGATGAACAACTCTACAAGACGTTTGTGGCTGGCTTCTCGCTCGTCGGGCATGTCAAAAGAGCCGATTCAGCCGACGACCTGCGCGATCTGTTGAAGAACGAGGCCGGACAGATTGTGTTCTCGACGATTGAGAAGTTCCGACTCAAGGACTCTGAAGCGGAACATCCGGTGTTATCTGAACGCCGGAATGTTATCGTTATCGCGGATGAGGCACACAGGACACAGTATGGTAACGAGCAGGGTGGCGGATTTGCCGTAAACCTGCGTCGGGCTTTACCAAACGCTTCCTTCATTGGCTTTACGGGAACGCCAATTTCCTTCGCTGGTCGGGATACCGAGGAGTTATTCGGCAATGTCATCCATACCTACGATATGTTGCAGGCCGTTGAGGACAAGGCGACTGTACCGATCTACTACGAATCACGGCTTATCCCCCTAGATGTGAACAATGAGGATATTGACGAGGACTTTAAGGGGATCATTGCCGAAGCGGATTCAGGGGACGAGTTGGATCAATACAAGGCGAAATGGGCTGCGCTCGAAAAGGTTGTTGGTACAAAACATAGGTTGGAGACGTTGGCTAAGGACATTCTTAGGCACTTCTCAGAGAAGGCGTCATCAAAAGAGAAAGCCATGGTCGTCTGCATGAGCCGACAGATTTGCGTGGATTTGTACGACGAACTGCGAAAGCTGCCGGGGTGCCCGTACATCGAGGTCATCTTTACCGGCGACGTCTCGAAGGATCCAAAGGGATGGCGTGAAGTACAGCCCGGAAGTAAGTATGCACACATCAAGTCCAACGATGAGCGGGAAGAGGTCAAGGCCAAACTCAAGGATCCGGAAGATCCCCTTAAGATGGTCATTGTCCGCGACATGTGGCTCACGGGATTTGATGCGCCGCCAGTATCTATCCTGTATGTTGACAAGCCGATGAAAGGGCACAACCTCATGCAGGCGATTGCCCGTGTCAACCGTGTGTTTCCGGATAAGACGGGCGGCATCGTAGTAGATTACATCGGGATTGCAACGGCTTTGAAAGAAGCCACACAGCGGTACACAAGTGGCGGCGGGCGTGGCGAGCCGACGTACGACATCGAGCAGGCCGTTGAGGTGTTTTACACCTACCTTCAAGAGGTCCGTGCGTTCCTTCCCGGGGACATAGATACGATTGGCTGGCGCGTATTACCGAAGGTAGATCGTGAGGACTGGCTTGCCGAGCGGATCAACGAGTTGATGGGAGACAAGGCAGAGCCCTTTATACTGGCTCAGAAGAAACTGGCCAAGGCGCACCTCCTGGTTCGACACCTGGACGAGGTGATTGAGCGGGCCAACGAGATTCTGCTTTACGATATTCTCGCAACTCAATTGAAGAAGTTGCAAGGACCAGGTCAAGGTGGACGCGGTTCAACAACACAAGGGGATTTGGAGAAACAGATTACTCAGTTGGTGCATGAGAGTGTGGAGGCGAATGAGCCGCTCGATCTATTCAAAGTGGCAGGGTTGGAGCGTCCTGACCTCAGCATCCTTGATGAGGCGTTCCTTGCTGATTTGCAGGAGAAGAAGCATGTGGACCTCCGGCTGAAACTGCTCCAGAAGTTGCTGGAGGATCGGATTGTGGTCATCTTCCGACAGAACAAGGCCGTATCTAAGTCGTTGCTCGAGTTATTGGAAAAGACGATTGCCGAGTATCACGGTAACGTGATTCAGGCCGCCGATGTCATTCGTGCGATGATCGAGATCAAGAAAAAGGCGGATGAAGAGGTCAAAAAGCGTTCGGACTTGGGACTGTCCGAAGAGGAAGCGGCGTTCTACGACATCATTCAAGCGCGTGGGATGGAGGCGTTTGATAACAAATTCATTGCTGACCTTGTGCACAAGATCGTGAATGCGATGAAGACCAAGTTCCAGCCCGACTGGACCTCGCCCCACAGGCAGGAAATCTTCTCCTCAGTTCAAACCGCTGTGAAGCACGTGCTGATGAGGGAGAAGATCAAGGGGGACCAGTTGCGGTTTTTGACCGAAGCCATTGTTGAGCAGGCCAAGGAGCAATACAAGAACTGGCCGTTGGATGCATAACAGAGGGCCCGATCCGGGCCCTCATCACTTTAAACGTAAACGTTCCTCTCACCCGATGACGTTATCTTGCACTTTAGTCGCCCATCTGATTTGGCAACATTGTTCTGCCAGTTGAGTGGCCGGAGGTTACTCACTGCGTCACTACCGCCATGGGCCACGGAAGTAATGTGGTCAATCTCCCAGCCGTATACCGAGTTTCGATCTCCATACTCAGTTCGACGCATCCAAGCCCCGCACTGGTCCTTTCTGTACTTAGTGGCATCGTAACCTCTTACAATTGTTCCTTTTTCCCAGACCTTCTGAATTACCTCAGCACTAAAAGCCATTTCATTCATCTCCGTGTCCGATAGTCACACGGAAGGAAATCCGAGTTTCCAGGAATCTAATCTGGAAGTTTGAAGGGTTCCATGTTATCCTGATTATGACTCGGAGGATAAGAGTGGTTGTGGTAGACCCGTCTTATTCTTTCCGTATGCGTTTTATTTGGCGAAAAGTACTATTCAGAGCGGGCATAGTGTTTGCGGCACTATGCTCGTTCGCATTTCTTTGACAGTCCCACGCCCTCACTCCCCTCATTGAACTTCATCCTCTTCTTCTGAATCCATATCGGCTTTGTTTAAGTCAACAACTAGCACGGAGGACTCGTCGTCCCAATATGCCGGGATTCGTACGGATTTGTCGAGTTGCAGATCACAGTACCGAGCAATGAATTTGATGAAATCTTTCGAGTTTACCCTGATGTAGTCATTCCGTTTCCTTTCGGAAAAGAGCATTGAATCGGGTTCATCCGTTTGCACCGGCTGCACAACAATGAAATTACGGTCGCGAACGTAGCCCACACGAATGTAGGGAGGATCCTTCAGTTCACTAATTGCCGCCTTGTTGAAGGTAAGTCCGTATGAAGCGATTGTCACAATTGGGGTTCCTACACTTGGATTATACCAATCTATGTTCATGGGCATATCCTCCTACGTTTCCTATTATATTCTATTGACAATCTCCTTGCAACAAGGTTGTCTCGATTTTGTCATTCTGTGTTTCGATTTTGTTGCGTATTTTGAACCGTTTGGATCGCTCTGTGTGCCATCTGGATCGGCTCGCGGTTTGTCCAATTAGCGTTCTACCAAGTGAAAATATCGCTTTTGCGCCCTTTGTGCATAATCGTCCTGGGTGTGATTTCGCTCAACTAACCGTACGTGGTTTATCGCTTTGTGTTTGCGTTGATATATTCATTGCGTTCGTATATCTTACGCTGGGATCTACTATTTCATCTATGAGACGTTTAAGTGACGTTGGCAGTGGCCGCCTCAAACTTGGGGCGGTATCTTACTGCATTTCTGGACCATTGGCGTTTGGCCCCGGTTGCTGTGGTTGTCGCGATTGCTGCTGTGATGTTTCGATTGTACGAACGAGCAGGTATGCAAGAGGTACTGGATTGTTGATCCGGTTCACCGGACCGTAGAGGTGTATCGGTTGAGTGAGAAAGGTGGGTTTGAGTTGGCTGAAGTAGTTGGCGCACAAGACCTTATTTGGACTTTATGCGATTTCGAGATTGAACTTCGAAGGGCGTTTGGGTCAAGATGATGCTCGATAATGCCGGCTGCGCGATCTGAAAGCGGCGCAGTCGGTGCCAGGTTACAGACGTTCGTTATCGCGGAACCGGTATTCTCCCTCCAATTCCTGATCATTGGTGAGTACGGGAACGCGCGCAGCATCCCAAATGGCTTCAACACTGTTTACCCCAAAATCGGGGCGGTCACAGACATGCTCGTACCCTTGATCCAACAGGTATCTGATCTGGCGGAGCAAATTACGGTCGATTGCTACTTTTGCCTTTCCATCCCACTCCGGGTCACATGCCTCCTGTACAACGACGGCTACCTCATTGACATAGTCCTCTGACTTCTCATCATCGAACTCGATGGCGACATTCACTCCTTGAATCAATGCGCCTGGCCGAGGTCAACCCACCCGTACTCATCATTGTTCCATCCCCTCACCAAGTTCTCATTTCGGAAGGGATAGAATGCCAGACCCGGAACCACACTACTTTGTCTACACATTGTGTGAAACCTCCCTTGACATTTGATCAGGGTGCTTCTTAACAAAACCCCACCCTATGTTGCTTATTCATATTGTATCGCCCTTATCTCAATCTTTCAACCAAAATAATGAATATATGTGATATTTTGCTATCTTATGCAAACAACTGAAATGGTTTCCCTGTTCTTTGCGGAAGACAAGGTGGATAGGCGCGTCGCCACAGAATTGTTCCCTGTCTTTAGTTCCCTTGAAGGAGTGGACGGAAATAGGAGGTTTCGGCTCCTTGTGGTCAGCCGCAGTAAGGTCAACGAAGTGAACAAAGTGGGCTAGGGGGAATGAATCCGAAATAATGGATGCCTCGAATGGCACCCACTTGTCAGCAGTCAGTGTTGAAGCAGTAGGGACTCCTTTGTGTACTCCAGTAGACCCGGAATTTCCGCAAAGGGGTCATTGCGATCCATGATCGTGAGCTTACCGCACCGGGAACAGAGGTAGACGAGGGCAATCGCACCGGGGTTTCCGTCGTAGTACTGGCCCTGTAGGTCCTCAGCACGCGCTGGCATGTAGAAGGTGTACCTCTGGAACAACGCCGTTGGTTTCAACCCGTACAGGCGCCCCCAGACCAACATTGGCATGTACGTGCCCTTCTTCGCCTTCGTCTCCAACACGTGCAGGTGTGAATTGGGCCACAATTCCGCCGGAATCAGCGAGTCATGGTGGCACTTTGCGCAGGCGCCTTCATTATCGAGTGAGTGGCCTGTCAGTAGGGGTGAGAACTTCGCCTGTGACGATTGTCCTGTCTGCCTCGACTTATTCTGCTGACGTTTCGCCTGTTTTGACATCTCAATCGTTCCTTTCTCGTCGGGGAATGATTTGCCTTGTTACACTTTGATCGTAGAACATACGTTCTGGTTGAATCAAGAAAAGTTTCGGGATCCCTCCATCTCTGGATGAGCAATTCAGGTGTTGATGAGGCCCGAGAAAGTTTGATGCGTCCAGACAGGAAGTCGAGAACCGGCCGACGCATTCGCGAGAACAGGGTCCGCAGAAACGAAGACGTGAATGGTTCAATCGGC
Above is a genomic segment from Alicyclobacillus cycloheptanicus containing:
- a CDS encoding type I restriction-modification system subunit M; this encodes MRGSVAPANYKHIVLPLIFLRYLSLKYDKRRAQLEQMLDDPESELYSDDPEFREEILSDPHEYRSEHVYVVPEEAHWSYIVNNAKQPNIKEILDNAMLLIEKENPDLEGVMPRIYQSSNLPAENLGELIRIFSRDAFSAQNSDSVDILGRVYEYFIGNFASSEGNRAGEFFTPSSIVKLLVAMLDPKQGTVFDPACGTGGMFIQSEQYTKQKHALSFYGQENIETTLRLGKMNVLLHGINADIRLGDSLLNDQFEGQQFDYVIANPPFNMKLWGADKIQHNDPRLIGPVTDSNANYAWIQHFLYHVKDGGTAGFVMANGAMTTNTTGEKEVRQRLIEDGYVDCIVQMPEKLFFTTGIPCALFFLSKNRDGQKGFRARKNEILFIDARQRGTMVSRRQKALDQEEIDEIAGIYHAYRTNGGAYQDVPGLCKVATLDDVRANDYKLTPGIYVGTGVGEEDDVPFEEKMAELTTRLYEQFQESIRLQSEILEHLQNVNMEVSET
- a CDS encoding type I restriction endonuclease subunit R, which translates into the protein MPGGKLYESDFEETTIERLQKQGYQYIPASQLQIRTDLSQVVLWDRLEMFLRHRYPQLPTNAIQALTNLFTDPQGTTWQLRNQRFHEMMVKGVDFGYEVGGETKYIHAYPIDWDNVDSNDFVVVNQLDIVGKMARRPDILIYINGLPLVVFELKSPFKENATVEDAYTQITNYTYDITQLFNYNTFAVIADGAQTLHGMPGAPIDYFTAWKSIDGRTVDNNIANSMRTLVEGLFPKERLLEYIRDFIVFMDDGKQTIKIGAKYHQYFGVLFAVEQAIRATRPEGDRRIGVIWHTQGSGKSISMLFFSAILSRHPDLNNPTIVVQVDRNDLDEQLYKTFVAGFSLVGHVKRADSADDLRDLLKNEAGQIVFSTIEKFRLKDSEAEHPVLSERRNVIVIADEAHRTQYGNEQGGGFAVNLRRALPNASFIGFTGTPISFAGRDTEELFGNVIHTYDMLQAVEDKATVPIYYESRLIPLDVNNEDIDEDFKGIIAEADSGDELDQYKAKWAALEKVVGTKHRLETLAKDILRHFSEKASSKEKAMVVCMSRQICVDLYDELRKLPGCPYIEVIFTGDVSKDPKGWREVQPGSKYAHIKSNDEREEVKAKLKDPEDPLKMVIVRDMWLTGFDAPPVSILYVDKPMKGHNLMQAIARVNRVFPDKTGGIVVDYIGIATALKEATQRYTSGGGRGEPTYDIEQAVEVFYTYLQEVRAFLPGDIDTIGWRVLPKVDREDWLAERINELMGDKAEPFILAQKKLAKAHLLVRHLDEVIERANEILLYDILATQLKKLQGPGQGGRGSTTQGDLEKQITQLVHESVEANEPLDLFKVAGLERPDLSILDEAFLADLQEKKHVDLRLKLLQKLLEDRIVVIFRQNKAVSKSLLELLEKTIAEYHGNVIQAADVIRAMIEIKKKADEEVKKRSDLGLSEEEAAFYDIIQARGMEAFDNKFIADLVHKIVNAMKTKFQPDWTSPHRQEIFSSVQTAVKHVLMREKIKGDQLRFLTEAIVEQAKEQYKNWPLDA
- a CDS encoding HNH endonuclease signature motif containing protein; translated protein: MNEMAFSAEVIQKVWEKGTIVRGYDATKYRKDQCGAWMRRTEYGDRNSVYGWEIDHITSVAHGGSDAVSNLRPLNWQNNVAKSDGRLKCKITSSGERNVYV
- a CDS encoding restriction endonuclease subunit S, with amino-acid sequence MKWPTTRLGDVCNVIPGFAFKSADFSSVGIPVVKIKNITGDLTVNLQDVDYLPEKLMSSRLNRYVLRNGDVLVAMTGATAGKIGKVRAECPLLLNQRVAKIEAVRAESGFIWAVLSSREYQEKMYNLAYGSAQPNMSGRQIEDMEIPLPSLVVQRCISDIICSLDDKIELNRRMNETLEQMAMALYKHWFVDFGPFQDGEFVESELGLIPKGWEVSTVGRVSENFDSRRVPMSSRERAKRHGEFPYYGAADVVDYVDDYLFDGVYLLVGEDGSVTKPNGKPYLQYVEGKIWVNNHAHVLQGRGLVSTEWLRVYFETLDISRYVTGAVQPKLTKGNLNSLKFLLPTEDHGLAFKESIAPLFDLVRSNVRENALLIQTRDYLLPRLLSGEIDLPEAEEKVKEVM